Proteins co-encoded in one Sporichthyaceae bacterium genomic window:
- a CDS encoding arginine repressor — MTLPSTKTARHRRIVELLSRARVHSQTELAGLLGSDGLTVTQATLSRDLDELGAVRIRDDDGALVYAVPAEGGDRSPRVAPDSGALNARLARAVEELLVSAEASANLVVLRTPPGAAQFFASTVDAAASPSLLGTIAGDDTVLLITRDPLGGEAVARYFLSLAERSSSKEGATP, encoded by the coding sequence ATGACGTTGCCCAGCACCAAGACGGCGCGGCACCGGCGCATCGTGGAATTGCTTTCCCGGGCCCGCGTGCACTCGCAGACCGAACTGGCCGGCCTGCTCGGCTCCGACGGTCTGACCGTCACTCAGGCGACGTTGTCCCGCGACCTCGACGAACTCGGCGCGGTGCGCATCCGCGACGACGACGGGGCGCTGGTCTACGCCGTGCCCGCGGAGGGCGGCGACCGCAGCCCGCGGGTGGCACCCGACTCCGGTGCCCTCAACGCCCGATTGGCCCGCGCCGTCGAGGAGTTGCTGGTCTCCGCCGAGGCCTCGGCGAACCTGGTGGTGCTGCGGACCCCACCGGGTGCGGCGCAGTTCTTCGCCTCGACCGTGGACGCCGCCGCGTCGCCGTCCCTGCTGGGCACCATTGCCGGCGACGACACCGTCCTGCTGATCACCCGCGACCCGCTCGGCGGCGAGGCCGTCGCCCGCTACTTCCTCTCCCTTGCCGAACGCTCATCCAGCAAAGAAGGAGCTACACCGTGA
- a CDS encoding acetylornithine transaminase encodes MTHTSDLQERWNAALMPNYGTPPVALARGKGAEVWDVDGNRYLDLLGGIAVTSIGHAHPAYVAAVHAQVGTLAHTSNLYLHEPGVTLAERLLHLLGATDDGSRVFLCNSGTEANEAAFKMVRRHTPDRPRFVAAENSFHGRSMGALALTGKPAIRVPFAPHAAEVTFVPYGDVGALRAAVGPDVAAVFLEPALGEGGVVPAPAGYLRAAREVCDAHGAVLVLDEIQSAIGRTGEWFAHSAEGVRPDILTLAKGLGGGLPIGAVVGLGSFGSTFQRGDHGSTFGGNPVSASAALAVLDTIANEGLLENATKVGEHLAAGMAAIEHPLLVGVRGRGLWLGIVLSQDVSAAVELACRQAGFLVNAVQPNAIRLAPPLVLTIEQAQTFLDALPGILEAAT; translated from the coding sequence GTGACGCACACCTCTGATTTGCAGGAGCGTTGGAACGCCGCGCTGATGCCGAACTACGGCACGCCCCCGGTGGCGCTGGCCCGAGGCAAGGGCGCCGAGGTCTGGGACGTGGACGGCAATCGCTACCTGGACTTGCTGGGCGGCATTGCGGTCACCTCTATCGGACACGCCCACCCGGCCTATGTCGCCGCGGTGCACGCCCAGGTGGGCACGCTGGCGCACACCTCGAACCTGTATCTGCACGAGCCCGGCGTCACGCTCGCCGAGCGACTGCTGCACCTGCTGGGCGCGACCGACGACGGGTCGCGGGTGTTCCTGTGCAACAGCGGTACCGAGGCCAATGAGGCTGCGTTCAAGATGGTGCGCCGGCACACGCCGGACCGTCCGCGGTTCGTGGCCGCGGAGAACAGCTTCCACGGCCGGTCGATGGGGGCGCTGGCGCTGACCGGGAAGCCCGCGATCCGGGTGCCGTTTGCGCCGCACGCCGCCGAGGTGACCTTCGTGCCGTATGGCGATGTCGGCGCGTTACGCGCCGCGGTCGGCCCGGACGTGGCCGCGGTGTTCCTCGAACCGGCATTGGGCGAGGGCGGCGTAGTGCCCGCGCCGGCCGGCTATCTGCGGGCGGCCCGCGAGGTGTGTGACGCGCACGGCGCGGTGCTCGTGCTGGACGAGATCCAGTCCGCCATCGGCCGCACCGGCGAGTGGTTCGCGCACTCGGCGGAAGGCGTGCGGCCGGACATCCTCACCCTGGCCAAGGGCCTGGGCGGTGGGCTGCCCATCGGCGCGGTCGTCGGTCTGGGGTCATTCGGATCCACCTTCCAACGCGGCGATCACGGCAGCACGTTCGGCGGGAACCCGGTCTCCGCCTCGGCGGCGCTGGCAGTGCTGGACACCATCGCCAACGAGGGCCTGTTGGAGAACGCGACCAAGGTCGGCGAGCACCTCGCCGCCGGGATGGCCGCGATCGAACACCCCCTGCTGGTCGGCGTGCGCGGCAGGGGTCTGTGGCTGGGCATCGTGTTGAGCCAGGACGTCTCCGCGGCGGTGGAACTCGCGTGTCGGCAGGCCGGCTTCCTGGTCAACGCGGTGCAGCCCAACGCGATTCGACTCGCCCCGCCACTGGTCCTCACCATCGAGCAGGCGCAGACGTTCCTCGACGCCCTACCCGGCATTCTCGAGGCGGCAACATGA
- the argJ gene encoding bifunctional glutamate N-acetyltransferase/amino-acid acetyltransferase ArgJ, which yields MSVTAPAGFRAAGVTAGLKASGKPDLALVVNDGPSHAAAAVFTSNRVAAAPVVWSRQVVADGRADAVILNSGGANACTGPEGFADTHRTAEHVAALLGVSSIDVAVCSTGLIGERLTMDLLLAGAGAAAAALHADGGPDAATAIMTTDTMSKQTHVSGTGFSVGGMAKGAGMLAPGLATMLVVLTTDAEVSSAELDTALRAATRVTFDRLDSDGCMSTNDTVLLLASGACAVRPDPTEFADVLAAACADLAGQLLRDAEGAAHDIAIEVINAASEDDAVEVARAVARSNLFKCAVFGNDPNWGRILAAVGTTGAAFDADRLDVWFNGVAVCRDSGVGESRDKVDLTARQVEIQVDLKFGPARATVWTNDLTHDYVHENSAYST from the coding sequence GTGAGCGTGACCGCGCCGGCCGGGTTCCGGGCCGCGGGCGTGACCGCGGGCCTCAAAGCGTCCGGCAAGCCGGACCTGGCGCTGGTTGTCAATGACGGCCCGTCGCATGCCGCGGCGGCGGTGTTCACGTCCAACCGGGTCGCGGCCGCACCGGTGGTGTGGAGCCGGCAGGTCGTCGCCGACGGCCGGGCCGACGCGGTGATCCTCAACTCCGGTGGGGCGAACGCCTGCACCGGTCCGGAGGGCTTCGCAGACACCCATCGCACCGCCGAACACGTGGCTGCCCTGCTCGGTGTTTCCTCGATCGACGTTGCGGTGTGTTCCACCGGGCTGATCGGTGAGCGGCTGACGATGGATCTGCTGCTCGCCGGGGCCGGCGCCGCCGCAGCGGCGTTGCACGCCGACGGCGGACCGGACGCGGCCACCGCGATCATGACCACCGACACAATGTCCAAGCAGACCCACGTGTCCGGCACGGGCTTCTCGGTCGGCGGCATGGCCAAGGGCGCCGGCATGCTCGCGCCCGGCCTGGCCACCATGCTCGTGGTGCTGACCACCGACGCCGAGGTGTCCTCGGCCGAGCTGGACACGGCGCTGCGCGCGGCGACCCGGGTCACCTTCGATCGGCTGGACTCCGATGGCTGCATGTCCACCAACGACACCGTGCTGCTGCTCGCCTCGGGCGCCTGCGCGGTCCGCCCCGATCCGACGGAGTTCGCCGACGTGCTGGCCGCGGCCTGCGCGGACCTGGCCGGCCAACTACTGCGCGACGCCGAGGGCGCCGCCCACGACATCGCCATCGAGGTGATCAACGCCGCCTCCGAGGACGATGCGGTCGAGGTGGCCCGCGCGGTGGCCCGCAGCAACCTGTTCAAGTGCGCGGTGTTCGGCAACGACCCCAACTGGGGCCGCATCCTCGCCGCGGTGGGTACCACCGGCGCGGCCTTCGACGCCGACCGACTCGACGTCTGGTTCAACGGAGTGGCGGTCTGCCGGGACTCCGGGGTGGGGGAGTCCCGCGACAAGGTCGATCTGACCGCACGTCAGGTAGAGATACAGGTCGACCTCAAGTTCGGTCCGGCCCGCGCCACGGTGTGGACCAACGACCTCACCCACGACTACGTTCACGAGAACTCGGCGTATTCGACATGA
- the argC gene encoding N-acetyl-gamma-glutamyl-phosphate reductase, with the protein MGMRVAVAGASGYAGGELLRLLAAHPEFEVCAAGADRRAGEPILAVHPNLVSYAGQSFTGGDVTTLLDADVVFLALPHGASAALARQLQPEQVVVDLGADHRLADAATWEKYYKIPHAGTWTYGLPELPGARAEIAGATRIANPGCYPTSVALALAPLLAAGLVEPSDLVVVAASGTSGAGRSPSDNLLGSQVMGDVAAYKIGGAHQHTPEMAQTLTRAAGVGVQLSFTPLLAPMPRGILATCTALLKPGVDTAALQEALHAAYADEPFVHVLPDGLLPHTAATSGSNAVHLQAAADSASGRAVVICALDNLGKGAAGQALQNANIALGLDETLGLSALGVSP; encoded by the coding sequence ATGGGCATGCGGGTGGCGGTGGCCGGAGCGAGCGGGTACGCGGGCGGTGAGCTGTTGCGCCTGCTGGCTGCGCACCCGGAATTCGAGGTGTGCGCGGCGGGGGCGGACCGCCGGGCGGGCGAGCCGATCCTCGCGGTGCATCCCAACCTGGTTTCCTACGCGGGGCAGTCGTTCACCGGTGGCGATGTGACCACGCTGCTCGACGCCGACGTGGTGTTCCTGGCGTTGCCGCACGGCGCCTCGGCCGCGTTGGCTCGGCAACTGCAGCCTGAGCAGGTGGTGGTGGACCTCGGCGCCGACCACCGGTTGGCCGACGCCGCCACATGGGAGAAGTACTACAAGATCCCGCACGCGGGCACCTGGACATACGGGCTGCCCGAACTGCCCGGTGCCCGGGCAGAGATCGCCGGTGCCACCCGCATCGCCAACCCCGGCTGCTACCCGACCTCCGTGGCGCTGGCGCTGGCACCGTTGCTCGCCGCCGGCCTGGTCGAGCCGAGCGACCTCGTGGTGGTCGCCGCCTCCGGCACCTCCGGTGCCGGTCGCAGCCCGTCGGACAACCTGCTCGGTTCGCAGGTCATGGGCGACGTGGCCGCCTACAAGATCGGCGGCGCGCACCAGCACACCCCGGAGATGGCCCAGACGCTGACCCGCGCCGCGGGCGTAGGAGTGCAGTTGAGCTTCACCCCGCTGCTCGCACCGATGCCGCGGGGCATCCTGGCCACCTGCACCGCGCTGCTGAAGCCCGGCGTGGACACCGCCGCGCTGCAGGAGGCCCTGCACGCCGCCTACGCCGACGAGCCGTTCGTGCACGTGCTGCCCGACGGGTTGCTGCCGCACACCGCCGCCACATCCGGCTCCAACGCGGTGCACCTGCAGGCCGCCGCCGATTCGGCCTCCGGCCGGGCGGTGGTCATCTGCGCCCTCGACAACCTGGGCAAGGGCGCTGCCGGACAGGCCCTGCAGAACGCGAACATCGCGCTCGGCCTGGACGAGACGCTGGGGTTGAGCGCGCTGGGTGTGTCGCCGTGA
- the argF gene encoding ornithine carbamoyltransferase, with protein MSVRHFRRDDDLSPAEQREVLDLADRMKADRFGFRPLEGPRAVAVLFDKHSTRTRVSFSVGIAELGGYPLVIEASGSQLGRGEPISDTARVLDRQCAAIVWRTFGQDRIEEMAAISRVPVVNALSDEFHPCQVLADLQTVRERFGRLAGVTLTYLGDGANNMAHSYLLGGATAGVHVRIGSPPGFRPDPGVVARAQQIAATTGGSVLLTTDAKEACAGAHVLATDTWVSMGMESDGRETVFAPYVLDEAALALAAPDAIVLHCLPAYRGQEITAGVLDGPASAVWDEAENRLHAQKALLTWLLEQAERAVASDRAGTG; from the coding sequence ATGAGCGTGCGTCACTTCCGTCGGGACGACGATCTGTCGCCCGCCGAACAACGTGAGGTGCTCGACCTCGCCGACCGGATGAAGGCCGACCGGTTCGGCTTCCGGCCACTGGAGGGTCCGCGCGCGGTAGCGGTGCTGTTCGACAAGCACTCCACCCGAACCCGGGTCTCGTTCAGTGTGGGCATCGCCGAACTCGGCGGCTACCCGTTGGTGATCGAGGCGTCCGGCTCGCAATTGGGCCGCGGCGAACCGATCTCGGACACCGCCCGGGTGCTGGACCGGCAGTGCGCGGCGATCGTGTGGCGCACCTTCGGCCAGGACCGCATCGAGGAAATGGCCGCGATCAGCCGGGTGCCGGTGGTCAACGCACTGTCCGACGAGTTCCACCCGTGCCAGGTGCTGGCCGACCTGCAGACCGTGCGGGAGCGCTTCGGCCGACTGGCCGGGGTGACCCTGACCTACCTCGGCGACGGGGCCAACAACATGGCGCACTCATACCTGCTCGGCGGTGCCACCGCCGGGGTGCACGTGCGCATCGGCAGCCCGCCCGGCTTCCGCCCCGACCCCGGAGTGGTGGCCAGGGCGCAGCAGATCGCCGCGACCACCGGCGGTTCGGTGCTGCTGACCACCGACGCGAAGGAGGCCTGCGCGGGCGCGCACGTGCTGGCCACCGACACCTGGGTTTCCATGGGCATGGAGTCCGACGGTCGGGAGACCGTGTTCGCGCCCTACGTGCTCGATGAGGCCGCGCTGGCGCTGGCCGCCCCCGATGCGATCGTGCTGCACTGCCTGCCCGCCTACCGTGGCCAAGAGATCACCGCGGGCGTGCTGGACGGACCGGCCTCCGCGGTGTGGGACGAGGCGGAGAACCGTCTGCACGCACAGAAAGCGTTGCTCACCTGGTTGCTGGAGCAGGCGGAGCGAGCGGTAGCTAGCGACCGAGCGGGCACCGGATGA
- a CDS encoding argininosuccinate synthase: MTERVVLAYSGGLDTSVCIGWIADQTGAEIIAVAADVGQGGEDMNVIRQRALDCGAVESIVLDLKDTFANEYCLPALRANALYMERYPLVSALSRPTIVKALVEAARFHGASMVGHGCTGKGNDQVRFEVGVGALAPDLKVLAPVRDSGMTRDKAIAFAEKNNLPIDVNKKSPYSIDQNVWGRAVETGFLEDIWNGPIEDIYTYTQNPATPRDADEVVITFASGVPVAIDGRPVSMLEAIVEMNARAGAQGIGRLDMVEDRLVGIKSREVYEAPGAIALITAKQELENVTVERELARYKRGVSQRWSELVYDGLWFSPLKNALDCFLEEATKHVSGDVRMTLHAGRAVPTGRRSDASLYDYNLATYDEEDTFDQSLAKGFIDLFGMSSRVAMARDERLGK; encoded by the coding sequence GTGACCGAACGCGTCGTCCTCGCCTACTCCGGCGGCCTGGACACCTCCGTGTGCATCGGCTGGATTGCCGACCAGACCGGAGCGGAGATCATCGCGGTGGCCGCCGACGTCGGTCAGGGCGGCGAGGACATGAACGTCATCCGACAGCGCGCGCTGGACTGCGGTGCGGTCGAGTCAATCGTGCTGGATCTCAAGGACACCTTCGCCAACGAGTACTGCCTGCCGGCGCTGCGCGCCAACGCGCTCTACATGGAGCGCTACCCGTTGGTCTCCGCGCTGTCCCGGCCCACCATCGTCAAAGCCCTGGTCGAGGCCGCCCGCTTCCACGGCGCGTCCATGGTCGGCCACGGTTGCACGGGTAAGGGCAACGACCAGGTGCGCTTCGAGGTCGGCGTCGGCGCACTCGCTCCGGACCTCAAGGTGCTCGCCCCGGTCCGCGACTCCGGCATGACCCGGGACAAGGCGATCGCCTTTGCGGAGAAGAACAACCTGCCGATCGATGTGAACAAGAAATCCCCGTACTCCATCGATCAGAACGTGTGGGGTCGTGCGGTCGAGACCGGTTTCCTGGAGGACATCTGGAATGGCCCGATCGAGGACATCTACACCTACACGCAGAACCCGGCCACCCCGCGCGACGCCGACGAAGTCGTGATCACCTTCGCCTCCGGTGTCCCGGTCGCGATCGACGGCCGCCCCGTCTCCATGCTCGAGGCGATCGTGGAAATGAACGCCCGGGCCGGCGCTCAGGGCATCGGCCGGCTGGACATGGTCGAGGACCGCCTGGTCGGCATCAAGAGTCGCGAGGTCTACGAGGCTCCCGGCGCGATCGCGTTGATCACAGCCAAGCAGGAGCTGGAGAACGTCACCGTCGAGCGCGAGTTGGCCCGGTACAAGCGCGGCGTTTCCCAGCGTTGGTCCGAACTGGTCTACGACGGTCTGTGGTTCTCCCCACTCAAGAACGCGCTCGACTGCTTCCTGGAGGAGGCCACCAAGCATGTCTCCGGCGACGTTCGGATGACGTTGCATGCCGGGCGTGCGGTTCCGACCGGTCGGCGCTCGGATGCCTCGCTGTACGACTACAACCTGGCCACCTACGACGAAGAGGACACCTTCGACCAGTCACTGGCCAAGGGCTTCATCGACCTGTTCGGCATGTCGAGCCGGGTCGCGATGGCCCGCGACGAGCGACTGGGCAAGTGA
- the argB gene encoding acetylglutamate kinase, producing the protein MSRDRATAATKAAVLVAALPWLERFHGRVVVIKFGGNAMTDDKLMHAFAEDVVFLRYAGIRPVIVHGGGPQITAALDKLGVVTEFKAGLRVTTPEAMDVVRMVLVGQVQRGIVGQLNAHGPFAVGLSGEDGRLFTATRRAATINGEQVDIGLVGEVSTVDPGVVQGLLADGRIPVVSSVARGEDGEIYNVNADTAAAALAVALRAEKLVMLTDVEGLYANYPENDEVIDRLTADQLAAILPGLSSGMIPKMEACLQAVQGGVRSAHVLDGRLPHSVLLELVTDEGIGTMVIP; encoded by the coding sequence ATGAGCAGAGACCGGGCCACCGCCGCGACCAAGGCTGCCGTGCTGGTCGCCGCCCTGCCGTGGTTGGAGCGCTTCCACGGTCGCGTCGTGGTCATCAAGTTCGGCGGCAACGCGATGACCGACGACAAGCTGATGCACGCGTTCGCCGAGGACGTGGTGTTCCTGCGTTACGCGGGCATCCGGCCGGTCATCGTGCACGGTGGCGGCCCGCAAATCACCGCCGCGCTGGACAAGCTCGGCGTGGTGACCGAGTTCAAGGCCGGGCTACGGGTCACCACGCCGGAAGCCATGGACGTGGTGCGCATGGTGCTTGTCGGCCAGGTACAGCGGGGGATCGTCGGACAGCTCAACGCGCACGGCCCGTTCGCGGTCGGTCTGTCCGGGGAGGACGGTCGGCTGTTCACCGCCACCCGCCGCGCCGCGACGATAAACGGGGAGCAGGTCGACATCGGGTTGGTCGGCGAGGTCAGCACGGTCGATCCCGGTGTCGTGCAGGGATTGCTCGCCGACGGTCGCATCCCGGTGGTCTCCTCGGTGGCCCGCGGCGAGGACGGCGAGATCTACAACGTCAACGCCGACACCGCGGCGGCTGCGCTGGCCGTCGCGCTGCGCGCGGAGAAGCTGGTCATGCTCACCGACGTCGAGGGCCTCTACGCCAACTACCCCGAGAACGATGAGGTGATCGACCGGCTGACGGCGGATCAGTTGGCCGCCATTCTGCCCGGGCTGTCCTCCGGGATGATCCCCAAGATGGAGGCCTGCCTGCAGGCCGTGCAGGGTGGGGTGCGCTCGGCTCACGTGTTGGACGGTCGACTGCCGCACTCCGTGTTGCTCGAACTCGTCACCGACGAAGGCATCGGAACCATGGTGATCCCGTGA
- a CDS encoding ABC transporter substrate-binding protein translates to MQSEKRRRSRADRLILRGYGPLAALIVVLLLITLLEPSKPRTQVSTTPAEFGTGSVPGAGPAATAANNAPITRGLPASGTLAAPSATPTIGPVPKGQTAPGVRANAPAAAGAAVRAGSDCSGGTRQDGNSAYSPPCLDFSGSNGGATSRGVTDDTITVSFRDLGNPLGKNSELEKTAEKKGIISSPEASKRTRDALLQYFNSHFQLYGRKVKLVAYKGRGDSFKELSGSGQEAANADALKVGQEIKAFADMSAISQPYLDALVRQHVVSFGGLHLPESYYRARAPYAWGQLVDCTTLLRSAVDLLSKRMPPTGNAVRAGSAHLRTQQRKYGLVVPDDAVYAQCVNDARPLLKAAGIAITKEIRYSLDFSTMQQEAPNMAAQLKSAGVTTVILVTDPLLPFFLSGSATQQDFWPEWFLTGTVLTDADAAGQFYDQDQWQFAYGQSFISDIRQGKASESYRAYKAIRPQDEPTMARDLDYYSLLMLFIGLQMAGPDLNPATFQRGMFAYPGYTGPLGHWSWGPNDYTAIDDAREIYYDPHAISPFDNDPGRYVAPDADHRYRGNWPTKAPPAPIPPAAAP, encoded by the coding sequence GTGCAGTCGGAGAAAAGGCGACGTTCCCGTGCCGACCGACTGATCCTGCGCGGTTACGGCCCGTTGGCGGCGCTCATCGTGGTGCTGCTGTTGATCACGCTGCTCGAGCCGAGCAAGCCGCGTACCCAGGTCAGCACGACGCCCGCCGAGTTCGGCACCGGGTCGGTGCCCGGCGCGGGGCCCGCTGCCACCGCCGCGAACAACGCACCGATCACCCGCGGTCTGCCCGCCTCGGGCACGCTCGCCGCACCCAGCGCTACCCCCACCATTGGTCCGGTGCCCAAGGGCCAGACCGCGCCCGGCGTGCGAGCCAACGCGCCGGCGGCGGCCGGGGCGGCTGTACGCGCGGGCTCGGACTGTTCCGGCGGCACCCGGCAGGACGGTAACTCCGCCTACTCCCCACCGTGCCTGGACTTCTCCGGCAGCAACGGCGGCGCCACCTCGCGCGGGGTCACCGACGACACCATCACCGTGAGCTTCCGGGATCTGGGCAACCCGCTGGGCAAGAACAGCGAGCTGGAGAAGACCGCGGAGAAGAAGGGCATCATCTCCTCGCCGGAGGCGTCCAAGCGCACTCGCGACGCATTGCTGCAGTACTTCAACAGCCACTTTCAGCTCTACGGCCGCAAGGTGAAGCTGGTCGCCTACAAGGGTCGCGGGGACTCGTTCAAGGAGCTGTCCGGCAGCGGCCAGGAGGCCGCCAACGCCGACGCACTGAAGGTGGGTCAGGAGATCAAGGCGTTCGCCGACATGTCCGCGATCAGCCAGCCGTACCTGGACGCCCTGGTCCGTCAGCACGTGGTGTCCTTCGGCGGGCTGCACCTGCCGGAGTCCTACTACCGGGCCCGGGCGCCCTACGCCTGGGGGCAGCTCGTCGACTGCACCACGCTGCTGCGCTCCGCGGTCGACCTGTTGTCCAAGCGCATGCCGCCGACCGGCAACGCGGTCCGCGCGGGTAGCGCGCACCTGCGCACCCAGCAGCGCAAGTACGGCCTGGTGGTGCCCGACGACGCGGTCTATGCGCAGTGCGTCAACGATGCCCGGCCGCTGCTGAAGGCCGCGGGTATCGCGATCACCAAGGAGATTCGCTACTCGCTGGACTTCTCCACCATGCAGCAGGAGGCGCCGAACATGGCGGCGCAGTTGAAGAGTGCCGGGGTCACCACAGTGATCCTGGTGACCGATCCGCTGCTGCCGTTCTTCCTGTCCGGTTCGGCCACCCAGCAGGACTTCTGGCCGGAGTGGTTCCTCACCGGCACCGTGCTCACCGACGCCGACGCGGCCGGGCAGTTCTATGACCAGGATCAGTGGCAGTTCGCCTACGGCCAGAGCTTCATCTCCGACATCCGGCAGGGCAAGGCCTCGGAGTCCTACCGCGCGTACAAGGCGATCCGCCCCCAGGACGAACCGACGATGGCCCGCGACCTGGACTACTACTCGCTGCTCATGCTGTTCATCGGGTTGCAGATGGCCGGCCCCGACCTGAACCCGGCGACCTTCCAGCGCGGCATGTTCGCCTACCCCGGCTACACCGGACCGCTGGGCCATTGGAGCTGGGGTCCGAACGATTACACGGCGATCGACGACGCCCGGGAGATCTACTACGACCCGCATGCGATCAGCCCGTTCGACAACGATCCGGGCCGGTACGTTGCCCCGGACGCGGACCACCGCTACCGCGGCAACTGGCCGACCAAGGCCCCGCCCGCCCCGATCCCGCCGGCGGCCGCGCCGTGA